In Rhopalosiphum padi isolate XX-2018 chromosome 3, ASM2088224v1, whole genome shotgun sequence, the genomic stretch ATTAGCTGATACTTTtgagtaaataatgtatataaaattgtaatgacttagttaatttaattacacaATGCCAATATGTTTCATTCAATTGAAACTcacaaataagttatttaaattcatagacataaataaattaaaacaattgctCCCGTGATAACGTCGTGCCAACTACATGTATGCAAACAACAACACAAAACATAACAAGTGAAAGATAATGGTACGCTAAATGcacaaatgtaaattatacaacaGTCGATTGATTGATTTAGTATAAGAGAAAGGCAGTTTGactgaataaaaacattttcattttcatttgtcatagtaacacaatattattgtactgtaaaattgatattaaacattgtacatattaccatgttttgataaaataattataagtgacatgtattatcataaatacattaaatcaattgaaaactaattaattttgcctttaacttaaaataagaaaaattaaaatttgtcatACAATGACAGAATTTTAAAGTTTCACAAATGTTATAAATAGCAGTAACAAAATGTGTTaggataaatattaatgatatatatatatataatatatatataacattaattatatgatatccATATTAACTGAGCTAATGTTGGTAAAaactgttttcaaaaatataaagataataaatgtggatactaataaataataatacaaaataatataatcactttAAGGAATGATTAATTtcctagtataaaataaaaagtataaatgtatatatttaaataaattataagctataaataatattttttatataattttcaaaattttaataatcaataaatattttagtaatacaaaaaatgatgGATACATAGAGATTATAATGATTAAGgctgttttaattttaacaattgatagttatataaattgtactaaGTTCTGACAGAACTATCATATACAGTAGAGCGTTGATTATTTGGAATAATTAGGACCAAGTGGGAAATGGATAATCAATTTACAAGAATATTACATGACTACAgatgtacatatgtatattaaatttataaattttatttatacatttgtcatacatttataatatatattgttgtaaatacaactatatatataaatgattaatagaGATATGATATTgatgacttaaaaaaaattaaaaatactttatgagataagcttaaataaaattgtataaatgtacaaaGCAAGTATCAAACCACCTATgtttaaatgtacaaaataaacataatatgtttttacacTTTAATGTTCAACATTTTCATCATATATGTAAAAATGaatggataaaataaaaataataagaatttaatatttggaATCATTCAATGGAATCatgataaaagtaattatagaaaaatataatgaaaagtcatcaaatttttatctctaataattaaatataatatatagtgttatttttgaaaatacattaaGTTATGTAGGtaatgtatttcaaataaattatttttgtaaattgactgaaaaaataacataatataaattaagtatactcTGATGCATATATCTTGATACAAATAATTGACAAACCGAATAATCGACGTTCcactgtatataggtatatttaaatcagCCATAAAATAACAGTACACATTTGCTGTGAGAACTCATAAAATTGATTATGAAATTACCTCGACGTTAAGTGTTGACTTCTTTTCTTCGCTATTTATCATTTCAAGGCTAGTTTTTAGAATGTCTATTTGAtgctaaaaaaatgaataacaaatatattatgaatttgccatataatatgtttaaaataagtaaaatgtctaaaataaaattaacaaaaacattataggccttttatattttgtactaaaatACACTAAAAGATAGTATAGGGTTCTTTTGtttccatttaattttaaaactatttttttttttaatttagcttTATAGCACCGAACATATatgattaatgtaaataaagatttatttaaatttattaaattagttaaatattttcgaaaatcaCACAGACATATTGataccaaaattaaattaaaaaaaaatgtacctgcGCGTGTTTTATTTCCCACTCAGCAAGTTCCAATAAGTTTTTATTGAAAGTGGACACTCTTCTTGCTTTAAAATCAATCAAttctaaaataatcaaattatatattaaaatgttgataactaaaaatatgaatatataatggaCAAAGCTAtgttgcattttatattaaataaaataaagtactaaCCTTCTTTTCCTTTATCAGACATGACTTCAAATTTTTCACATGATAACTGTTGTGTTGCCTCagcctaaaaaatattattcatgagtaaacaaaatattaatttttctgtaGAGAatctattcataaaataataattcatagtttatctaagtaatacataatattttgctgACAATTTCTAATTGACATTATGTctactaaagaaaaataaatacaaaatacaaatcttTAATGTTTCAACTATGAAActgtcaaaaattataaaaaaaaaaatgaagctagaatagattataatataaaaacaactttgTAATTCAGCATCCAATAATCTCAATACAATGAAATTCACTTATAACAAAGCTAGttacaagttaaaaaaatatataaatacccaTTTACAAAAAACTAAATGTTTGGTTTGGTCAGAAACACTATTACTCCTAACAATATTAGTTATCGTTTAACATAAACGACAGattaagatatataaataaaatttaaacattaactattttacttattaacaTGCAAACTactcttttattaataattttaacatttacaaaagtaatatattattttaaatgcaatcgatatttaaaaaaattcgaaGTATATTTGCATAGGTATTAactatacatttctaaaaagATAATTATCACAACAATTGGCAAATCTTAGCATACTGCTATGAGTATGTTATGCCATTATACATCATACTAATGGGTACTTACATCATAAACTTCTTGAGCCTCGTTAAACAAgttaacgaaataaaaattatataatatatcaagtttattcatatttgtacaaagtaaaatattacttactGCATGGACATCTTTATTTTTTGCCCTAGCTTTTTCTAGATTTCGATTAGCTGTTTCGTAGTTGGCTAAACAACGTAATCGCCTATATAATAATCGTTTTGCAGCAAATGAATCTCCTACATAGTAACGTAATGTATCTGAAAGTTTGAGGTCTTCATCAGATGCTACTCTCCCTTCAACTTtctacatataaatacaataaaagagTAATTATTAACAAgtacttattgttttttgttcatatatttgaacaaaataataaactaaatccatatataaatatagtaaaatatattataaataaataacataacttACTCGTAGTTTTTCCAATGTTTCAGAAAATCGGTTCAAGAACCAATCAAGTTCTCTATGATCAAAAGTTGATAACTGAACTAAACATGATGAAATCTTGATATAACAGTCAGCAACATCTgttcaaaattcaattaaaatttttatatattttcttaaaatacataatatatttttgtgtatgaaattgttttttatcaCAATGCTATTAATACTCTATTTTATGAATGACTAATACAGTATTCAACAAACagcatttaaaagtaaaattttacaatgaatactatatattatacaatatatgtgtATCAAGAGAAAATCATTTAGAAAGATGTCATACTGACATGTAGTTGCAATCTAGGGTTGTTAGATAAATCATTTAGTAGGAACataaacctattattaaactagaagaaaaataattatctgtgccatcttattttttatcataatatgataaaatattattttaattttcaagcgcGTTACgagtaattaacatttaaaaatgcccattacacaaaattataactgttataaacaTTGTTATGCTTTGCGTCAATAAGACGGAGATAACACATACAGATATGACATTTTCTTAAGAAATATTGATTTCacattaacaaaaataacaaatacaatatttccTTGGTATGGATTAGGTtactttagtataaattataaatgtattaaacttgCCACAactcttaatataatttattaatacaaatatagtattaaaattaaattattagtacatTAATCAACAAAAAACTAACCTTTATGCTTGTTTACCATTTTATCTGACTTCATAGTAGCATCTTTTAAATGGCCATAATAATCTATGAGGAAGTTTTTTTCTTgttcaaaaaaatcattgacATCTCTTACAGTTGCAGAAAGAAGGTATTCGTCTGTGGTCTTTGACAGAGATTTCATAATTTCCTTAAAACAAATAGAATACAAGTGATATAAaatctaacaaaaataatttaaaaactaaaatactcaCCTCAAAaagttcttttttatttttcgtacgAACAGCAAGGTCTTGATCGTATTCTAAAAATACTCGGAAATTTGTATCATAACGAAACACAGGGTGCTGAGCTAATCTTGAAAGGAACATTTCGTGCATTGCAACAGTCTTTTTAAATGTGGCTAAGTActcactgaaaaaaaaaaaagattgaaggcttaaatttaatttgccaatgtagaaaaatgataaaataattgtattgccATACGCTTCTAattcttttttcattttcaaaaacTCTTCTTTGGTCATTGTACCTTCACCTTCTCCTAATTTTTGTAACTTTTCTCTTGAAGAATCAAAATCTGGACGTGGGGGAGCAGGTGGAatctaaaaattacaaatatcacttattagtaaaaaatgaaaaattttgtttaataattaatataaatataaatatactaaaaaaaataatgaaaataaaaatgaacaaaatatatttgtaaaattgttgGTAAAAATGACTATGTAAAAACATGATGCGGACTTGGTTATTGGCTGAATAAGTTACATGTGTACTATTTAtagattgtttatatttttttaatttatacttatggtacacaagttatatttaatttttcaaatacagATAgcactatttatacataattaacaagaatatctattaaaaaaatatctcggaaaatattaaatattttgtacatcaaTTTAAGTTTTACTTTTATGCATTTAATTACTTGTGCGAGTTAGCTGTTTGTTAATAGcaccacatttatttttatatagtataattgagTTAGAGcagatacataaaatataggcCACTTCTTttgtaattttcttaaataattatttataagggtgaattttaatgaaattaaaaaaaca encodes the following:
- the LOC132926479 gene encoding sorting nexin-6 isoform X4; the protein is MLSDEFDVEENNSQSDILNEGSNSENVDLSDNSLQVVISDALSEKDRVKFTVLSKTTLPDFQRSEFSVVRQHEEFIWLHDQFEENEDYAGFIIPPAPPRPDFDSSREKLQKLGEGEGTMTKEEFLKMKKELEAEYLATFKKTVAMHEMFLSRLAQHPVFRYDTNFRVFLEYDQDLAVRTKNKKELFEEIMKSLSKTTDEYLLSATVRDVNDFFEQEKNFLIDYYGHLKDATMKSDKMVNKHKDVADCYIKISSCLVQLSTFDHRELDWFLNRFSETLEKLRKVEGRVASDEDLKLSDTLRYYVGDSFAAKRLLYRRLRCLANYETANRNLEKARAKNKDVHAAEATQQLSCEKFEVMSDKGKEELIDFKARRVSTFNKNLLELAEWEIKHAQHQIDILKTSLEMINSEEKKSTLNVELARRYHGSNCFNLFMSMNLNNLFVSFN
- the LOC132926479 gene encoding sorting nexin-6 isoform X1 is translated as MLSDEFDVEENNSQSDILNEGSNSENVDLSDNSLQVVISDALSEKDRVKFTVLSKTTLPDFQRSEFSVVRQHEEFIWLHDQFEENEDYAGFIIPPAPPRPDFDSSREKLQKLGEGEGTMTKEEFLKMKKELEAEYLATFKKTVAMHEMFLSRLAQHPVFRYDTNFRVFLEYDQDLAVRTKNKKELFEEIMKSLSKTTDEYLLSATVRDVNDFFEQEKNFLIDYYGHLKDATMKSDKMVNKHKDVADCYIKISSCLVQLSTFDHRELDWFLNRFSETLEKLRKVEGRVASDEDLKLSDTLRYYVGDSFAAKRLLYRRLRCLANYETANRNLEKARAKNKDVHAVSNILLCTNMNKLDILYNFYFVNLFNEAQEVYDAEATQQLSCEKFEVMSDKGKEELIDFKARRVSTFNKNLLELAEWEIKHAQHQIDILKTSLEMINSEEKKSTLNVELARRYHGSNCFNLFMSMNLNNLFVSFN
- the LOC132926479 gene encoding sorting nexin-6 isoform X3 → MLSDEFDVEENNSQSDILNEGSNSENVDLSDNSLQVVISDALSEKDRVKFTVLSKTTLPDFQRSEFSVVRQHEEFIWLHDQFEENEDYAGFIIPPAPPRPDFDSSREKLQKLGEGEGTMTKEEFLKMKKELEAEYLATFKKTVAMHEMFLSRLAQHPVFRYDTNFRVFLEYDQDLAVRTKNKKELFEEIMKSLSKTTDEYLLSATVRDVNDFFEQEKNFLIDYYGHLKDATMKSDKMVNKHKDVADCYIKISSCLVQLSTFDHRELDWFLNRFSETLEKLRKVEGRVASDEDLKLSDTLRYYVGDSFAAKRLLYRRLRCLANYETANRNLEKARAKNKDVHAAQEVYDAEATQQLSCEKFEVMSDKGKEELIDFKARRVSTFNKNLLELAEWEIKHAQHQIDILKTSLEMINSEEKKSTLNVELARRYHGSNCFNLFMSMNLNNLFVSFN
- the LOC132926479 gene encoding sorting nexin-6 isoform X2, whose product is MLSDEFDVEENNSQSDILNEGSNSENVDLSDNSLQVVISDALSEKDRVKFTVLSKTTLPDFQRSEFSVVRQHEEFIWLHDQFEENEDYAGFIIPPAPPRPDFDSSREKLQKLGEGEGTMTKEEFLKMKKELEAEYLATFKKTVAMHEMFLSRLAQHPVFRYDTNFRVFLEYDQDLAVRTKNKKELFEEIMKSLSKTTDEYLLSATVRDVNDFFEQEKNFLIDYYGHLKDATMKSDKMVNKHKDVADCYIKISSCLVQLSTFDHRELDWFLNRFSETLEKLRKVEGRVASDEDLKLSDTLRYYVGDSFAAKRLLYRRLRCLANYETANRNLEKARAKNKDVHAFNEAQEVYDAEATQQLSCEKFEVMSDKGKEELIDFKARRVSTFNKNLLELAEWEIKHAQHQIDILKTSLEMINSEEKKSTLNVELARRYHGSNCFNLFMSMNLNNLFVSFN